In the Longimicrobium sp. genome, TCGGCAGCGCCGTGCAGGCGGACCTGGGCTCGGTGCTCGCGGGCGAGGACAGCGACGTGGCCGAGGACCGGCTCGCCGCCGCGCTCACGCCCCCCGAGAGCCGGGGCGGGGCCGCCGCGGCCCGGCGCCTGGTGAAGCACCTGGACGGGCTGGTGGCCGTCACCTCGCAGCTGAACCCCGAGCGTCCCGGCTACATGATCCCCTCGCGGGTGAACGCCGCGGTGGCCGTGTACAACGCCTACCTGGACGCCGTCCCCGAGAGCTGGCTGGAGAGCCGGCCCGAGGCGGTGCTGGCGGTGGGCTCGGTGCTCGCCCGCATGGTGACGGGGGCCATCGAGAACCACGGGCGCACCGAGCTGGGTGCCTCCTGCGCGCCGCTGGTGTCGCCGCCGCCGCCGGCAGTCGCGGCCCCGCCGCCGCCGCGGCCGTTCGCCCTGTGCGTGCTCGCCGCGTCGGGCCCGGTGCAGGTGTACGGGCTCATCGATGCCGAGCGCGGCGACAGCACGGTGGTGGTGGCCGGCCAGCGGCGCGCCTTCCGCGAGGCGTACCCGGCGCAGCCCACGGCGGCCTCCGCCCGCTGGCTGATCGAGGACGAGGACATGGTGCTGGGCACGCGCACCTACAAGCGGTCCGGCCTCGCGCGTGAGATCCTCCCCGGCCGGGTGGCCCGGTTCGCGGAGTACCGCGGCGTCACGGTCTACGCCGAGCCGGGCGTCACGCGCCCCGAGAAGGTCTACGTCCCCGTGGGCGAGTGCAGCTTCCAGGAATACGCCATGTTCGAGGCCCGCGGCTGAGCCGGGGGTACGGAAGTACGAAGTACGGATGAAGGGCCGGGCGGCGAGGGTGCCGCCCGGCCCTTCGGCCGTTCGTCCCGAGCGCGCGGAGCCGATCACCAGAGGGCCGGCTCCGCCCCGCGGGTTGCGGTTGAAGCCTCGCGGGGTCGGCGAGGCTTTCCGTGGCTCCAGCGGGTGTCTTCAGGCACTCGTCCCCGGGCCGCGCGGATCCCGATCGCCCGGCCCCTGGGCTCCCGGACGGCCGCCGGCCCTCCCCGCGGCGAACTCCGTCGGGGTGAGCCCCGTCTCGCGCTTGAACGCGCGGCAGAAGTGGCTCTGGTCGTAGAAGCCCACCCGGAGCGCCACCTCGGCCCCCGGCACGCCCGGGTCCAGCAGGAGCCGCTCGGCCGCACGCACGCGCACCGAGCGCAGGTAGCCCGCCACCGTGCACCCCATGGCGCGGCGGAACTCGCGCGAGAAGCGCGGCGGCTCCACCTCCACGGCGGCCGCCGCGTCGGCGATCGTCACGGGGCCCGCCGCGTGGGCCCGCAGCCAGTCGAGCGCGCGGGGGAGCCATCCGGGGCGGTCCGCCCCGCGCCCCGGCCGCGCCCGCCCCGCGGTCGCCACGATCTCCAGCCACAGCCCCTCCACCGCCAGCGGCGACAGCGCGTCGGCCTCCAGCAGCTCCCGCCTGAGGCGCGCCACCAGCGGCTGCAGGGGCGAGGCGGCCCCGCCCAGGCGCTGCCCCAGGGCGCGCGTGTGGTCCGCGTAGCGCGCGGTCACCTCCGGGCCGATCTCCAGGCTGAAGCACCGCGCCGGACGCGCGCTGAACTCCTGCGCGTGCACCTCGCCCGGCGGCCGGTACAGCACGTCCAGGGGGACGCACTCGGCCGCGGCGCCGCCGGAGCGCTCCCGCCAGCTCCCCTCCAGCACCACGCACAGCAGCGCCCGCTCGTGCGCGTGCGCCTCCAGGCGCTGGCGCGGGCGGTAGCCCGTCTCCTCCAGCAGGAAGGAGCCGGCGTGGGCGCGGCGGACCGCGCGGCCGCAGAACCGGCCGGCGGCGAGCAGGGGGACCGTCTGCATGGTGACGACCGGGGCGAGGGGTGGCCGATCCGCCGACCCGGGCAAGCTACGGCGTCCCGGCGGCCCGCACCACGCCCGCGTGCCCCGCCGCGCCCGTCACGGCGCCACCCCGGGCACCACCGGCCAGCCGTACCGCACCGCCAGCCGCTGCAGCACCTGCACGGCCAGCCCGTAGCCCGTCAGCCCGTGGTTCGCGAGCACCACGGCGCCGCGCCCGGGCGACGGGAAGCCGACCAGCAGCGCCGTGTGCCCCGCGCCGATCCCGGCCGCGTGGAAGGCCGGCCCCGCCGGGGTCTCGGCCACGCGCAGGCCGCCGCCCGCGCGCCGCGCCGGCCCCAGGAGGTCGCGGCCCGCGTCGGCGCCCGGCGCGAGGAGCCGGCGCGCCACGGCCGCGTCCAGCGGCGCCGGCGCATCGCCCGCCGCGGCGCGGAGCAGCGCCGCCAGGAGCGCGCCGAGCTCCGCCGCGCTCGTCTCGAACGCCGCCGCCGCCGCCGGGTCGACCGTCTCCCGCGGCAGCGCCACGGCGCCCGCCCCGTCCGCCCGCGCTCCCAGCGGGGCCAGCACCACCTCGCGCGCGAGCGCCGCCGGCTCGCCGAGGGTCTCCAGGCGGCGCCGCAGCTCCGCCTGCTCGGCGGCGCGGCCGCGGAGCAGCGAGTCCAGCCCGGCCGTGTCGGCGAGCCGGCCGCGGCGGGCCAGCTCCAGCGCGGCGAGCGCCAGCGGCAGGCGCGCGAGCTCCGCCGCGTCGAAGCGCGTCGCCGCGGTCGCGGGCGCCCCGCCCGGCGCGACGGTGCCGAACCCCTCCGCCCACGCCACGCGCCCGTCCTCCACCACGGCCACCGCCACCGCCGTCGCCCCGAGCCCCGCCGCGAGCCAGGGGACCTCCGCGCGCAGCCACGCCCGGAACTCCGCCTCGCTCCACCGCTCCGTCACCCCCGGCACCGGCCCGAACGCGCGCTCCCACAGCGGCAGGCGGTGCTCCGGATCCAGGCGCACGCCGGTGGGCGCCCCGGCGGACGCCAGCCGGAACGTCGCGACCGAGTCCGCCAGGAGCACCCGGTGCGTGCGCGTCCCCGCGGCGCCGTCGACGGCGATGGCGAGGGGGAGCCGGTACGGCGCCGTCCGCTGGCGGAGGGTGACCCGCGCGGCGGGCCCGTCCGCGCCCCGCTCCGCGCGCCACGACACGTCCAGCACCGGCAGCCCCGGCCGCTCCAGCCAGTCCGCGAAAAAGCGAGCCAGGCCGGTGTCGGCGGGGACGGCGCGCCGGAACGCGTCGGCCAGGTCCACCAGCGACATCGCGCCGCCCGCGCGCTCCCGCGCCAGCGCGCGCAGCGTGCCGAAGAACGCCGCGTCGCCCACGCGCTCGCGCAGCATCTGGTAGATCCACGGCCCCTTGGAGCGCGCGGGGAGCGGCGTGTAGTCGTCCAGCAGGCGGCGGTCCTGCCCCGTGCGCCACAGGTGCACGTGCGCGCGCGTGCCGAAGAGCGGGTCGGCGTCGCGCAGCAGCGCGCGGGCCGCGGCCGCCCCGCGCGTGGCCTCCACCACCAGCGCGGCGCCGTGGCTGGCCAGCGCCTCGTCCACCATGTCGTCGCCGGGCGGGCGCGAGTCCACCAGGTTGGGCCACCACATGTGCGCCAGCTCGTGCGCGAAGAGCGGGACGTTCACGCTGTCGCCCAGCAGCGCGTGCGTGTGGGCGACGAAGTAGCCCGGCTCCGAGCGCCCGCCGAACCCGGGCGGCGCCAGCGCGGCCGGCAGGTCCGCGATGGCGAAGGACTCGAACGGGTACGGCCCGTACGCGCGCTCCAGGATCTCCACCATCGGCGGGATGGCGCGGGCGTACAGCGCCGCCTTGCGCGCGTGCCCCGGCGAGAGGTAGACCGCCACCTCGGCCGCGCCCACGCGGTGCCGGCTCACCACGTACGGCCCCGCCACGAAGCTGCGGGCGAGCCGGCGCCCCGTCCGCCACGTCTCGCTCCGCCCCATGCCTCCGTCGGCGCTGTCCGCCAGGACGCCGACCGCCAGCGCGTGCCACCCCGCCGGCATCCGCACCCGCGTCTCGCCCGGGGCCGCCAGCGCGGGCGGCTCTCCCGCCGCGCCGGCCAGGCCGGGGTACCAGTTGCCCCGCCACGAGGCGAACGCCCCCTCCCGCCCCACCGAGAAGCCGCGCCCCGGGTCGAGCGCGACGAGCGTGTGGGCGCGGAAGCGGAGCACCAGCGAGTCCGCGCCCGCGCCGCCCTCCAGCGCCACCCGCGCCGAGTCGCGCCCCGCGCTGAGAGTGGCCTGCACTCCCGGCCCCGTCACCTCGTCGAGCGCCGCCGCCCCCGCGCTCACCACCAGCACCGGGCCCGCGGCGGGCCGGCCCCGTGAGCGCAGGTGCATCGTCCCGCCGATCCGCAGCCGCGCGCTGTCCGGCAGCACGTCGACCTCCAGGTCGAGCCGCACCAGCTCCCACCCTCCGTCCTGCGCCCGGACCACGGCGGGCATCGCTGCGAGGATCGCCGTCGCGGCGAAGAGGAAGCAGAGCCGTCTTCGGGATGAGGTTCGCATGCGCGTGGCCCGGGCAAGGGTCTGCGGACGTGGTCACGGAAAAACTAGCGTTCCCCGCACGCCCGGGCTTGTACGGATTGGAGGGGTGTTTGTACGGATTGAAGGCTTATCGGCCAAGAAAGCACTCAATTTCGTGGATCCGGTGCTTGATGCGGTATTCCTTGACCTGCCGCCACATTCCCGCATCATTGATGTAGCCGCTCCAGACCCACCGCTCCGCCGTTTCTTTCTTCGCCAACGTTCGCAGGAGAAACAAAAATGAGCCCAATACTCGCCTCCGTGTCGATTCGTGCGACCATGCCAGTGGCCGCACTCCTGTGCTCAGCGCTTTCAGCCTCCAACGCCTCTGGCCAGCGCGTATTCTTCGGCAATCTGCACAGCCACACCTCGTACAGCGACGGCACAGGCACCCCCTCGCGCGCGTACAGACACGCCCGCGACGCCGCCCGTCTCGACTTCCTCGCAATCACAGAGCACAACCACGCGGGGGCCGAGTTCGGCGCCGGAGAGCGCGCCGACGGACGATTGATCGGAACGGACCACAGGCTCTATTCGGGTCCGCAGAACTCCGCCCTGATCCCGAGCGCGAATCGATACAATGAAGATGGGCGTTTCGTCGCCATCTACGGCCAGGAGTTCTCGACCATCGGCAAGGGGAACCACGTCAACGTGTTCGACGTCGACCGGGTCATTGAGGTAAGCAACGGCGAATTCGCCGAATTGATAGATTGGCTGGAGGACCATCCCGATGGCACCGGCCATCCAGCGGTGCTCCAGTTCAATCACCCGGCGTTGCACAGCACGTCGAAGGAGTACGGCGCCGACGACTTCGGCTCGGAGGAAAACTGGATAGCAATGATGGGGCGCCACGCCTCGCTGATCGAGGTCCTCAACGGGCCGGCGATGGAGAGCAGCGCAGGGCACCGCGCCGAAGAAGTAATGGAGGAGGACTTCTTCCACTATCTCAATGTGGGATTCCACCTTGCTCCCACAGGAGACCAAGACAACCATTATGCCACCTGGGGCACGGTCACCGATGTGCGCACCGCCGTGATCGCAGATGAGTTGACCCGCGCCAAGGTCATGGGCGCACTCCGGAACCGGCACGTCTACGCGAGCGAAGACCGCAACCTGGAACTGATCTTCCGTGTGGGCGGGCACCTGACAGGGGACATCGTCCGTGATCCACCGGCCATCGGCTCAGAATTGCCAATCGAACTCACCATCCGCGACGCGGACGAGCCGAACGCCCAGTACACGGTCTCGGTGTTCGCGGACGACAAAGCGGGCGGCGAGCCGGCGCGGTTCGTCACCTCTCGAACCGTCCAGGGAGACACCCCCGCCGGGACACCGCTGCGAATCGGCGGGGTCCGGTACAGCGGCCCGGGGCAGTACGTATTATTGAAGGTGCGCCAACGCAGTGGAGTTCTGGCGGATCGCGCCTGGACCGCGCCCGTCTGGTTCGAGCCCTGAGTTGTCGGCGCCGGCAGGGCGGCCCCGGAAGGGCCATGGGATCCGGCGGGTCGCTTGCGGTGGCCCGCCGGATCAACGTCCAGGCACTTCCGCCTCCTCGCCCCGGTACACGCACCCCGAGGTGCACGTCTCGCGGACGACGACCTTGCGGAGGCCGGGGAGCGACGGCGCCAGGCGCTCCCAGATCCAGCGCGCCAGGTTCTCGCTGGTGGGGTTCTCCAGGCCGGGGATCTCGTTCAGGTAGCGGTGGTCGAGCGCGTCGTGCAGCGGCCGGAACGCCGCCTTCACGTCGGCGAAGTCCATCACCCAGCCCAGGCGCGGGTCCACCGGCCCGGCCACGTGCACCTCCACCCGGAACGAGTGCCCGTGCAGCCGCGCGCACTTGTGGCCGGGCGGCACGTTCGGCAGCAGGTGCGCGGCCTCGAACTGGAAGACCTTGAAGACGTCCATCGGCGGATCCCCGGCCGGGTCTGGGCTGAACGGCGCGAGCGGGCGCGGGAAAGGTGCTCCCCGCCCCCCCGCCGCGCAACGTGCCGCATGCGCCGGGCCGCCCGCCGCACGGCACGCTTCCGCCAAGTGCGTCCGGCGCATACATTTGATCCGCCCGCCGCGCGCGGGCGTCCGCCGCCGCCTCCCGCCTCTCTTCCCGGTCCCGAGCGAGAATCCGCCGCGATGAATTTCTCGACGATGATGCGCCGGCTGCCGCTGATGTGGCTGCTGATCGGCGCATGCCTGGTGATCCTGGCCGCCGGCATGCGCGCCGCCGCCTCGGTGCTGAACCCGGTGATGATGGCCGTCTTCCTGGCCGTGCTCCTGGGCTCCACCGTCAACGCGCTCACCCGCCGCCGCGTCCCCTCGGGGCTGGCGGTGACGGTGGTGATCCTGGTGGTGGTGCTCACGGGCCTGGTCGGGGTCGCCTTCCTGGCGGGCTCGCTGCGCCAGGTGGCCGTGCAGCTCCCGTCCTACGTCGCCCAGCTCAACGGCCTGTTCCAGCAGTTGAAGGCGGACCCCAGCATCGGCCCGCGGCTTCCCGCCGACCTGCCGTCGCTGGTGGGGGGGCGCGACGCCGCCCGGGTGGCGGTCTCGATGGTGACCGCGCTGCTGGGAGCGGTGGGGAACCTGAGCCTCACCCTCTTCATCTTCGCGTTCATGCTGGGCGGGGTGGCGCGCATGGAGCGCGACGTGGAGACCCGCGCCGCCTCCCGCACCGACTTCGGGCTGCGCTTCCAGGCGTT is a window encoding:
- a CDS encoding AraC family transcriptional regulator, translated to MQTVPLLAAGRFCGRAVRRAHAGSFLLEETGYRPRQRLEAHAHERALLCVVLEGSWRERSGGAAAECVPLDVLYRPPGEVHAQEFSARPARCFSLEIGPEVTARYADHTRALGQRLGGAASPLQPLVARLRRELLEADALSPLAVEGLWLEIVATAGRARPGRGADRPGWLPRALDWLRAHAAGPVTIADAAAAVEVEPPRFSREFRRAMGCTVAGYLRSVRVRAAERLLLDPGVPGAEVALRVGFYDQSHFCRAFKRETGLTPTEFAAGRAGGRPGAQGPGDRDPRGPGTSA
- a CDS encoding CehA/McbA family metallohydrolase, whose protein sequence is MSPILASVSIRATMPVAALLCSALSASNASGQRVFFGNLHSHTSYSDGTGTPSRAYRHARDAARLDFLAITEHNHAGAEFGAGERADGRLIGTDHRLYSGPQNSALIPSANRYNEDGRFVAIYGQEFSTIGKGNHVNVFDVDRVIEVSNGEFAELIDWLEDHPDGTGHPAVLQFNHPALHSTSKEYGADDFGSEENWIAMMGRHASLIEVLNGPAMESSAGHRAEEVMEEDFFHYLNVGFHLAPTGDQDNHYATWGTVTDVRTAVIADELTRAKVMGALRNRHVYASEDRNLELIFRVGGHLTGDIVRDPPAIGSELPIELTIRDADEPNAQYTVSVFADDKAGGEPARFVTSRTVQGDTPAGTPLRIGGVRYSGPGQYVLLKVRQRSGVLADRAWTAPVWFEP
- the queD gene encoding 6-carboxytetrahydropterin synthase QueD, with the translated sequence MDVFKVFQFEAAHLLPNVPPGHKCARLHGHSFRVEVHVAGPVDPRLGWVMDFADVKAAFRPLHDALDHRYLNEIPGLENPTSENLARWIWERLAPSLPGLRKVVVRETCTSGCVYRGEEAEVPGR
- a CDS encoding AI-2E family transporter: MNFSTMMRRLPLMWLLIGACLVILAAGMRAAASVLNPVMMAVFLAVLLGSTVNALTRRRVPSGLAVTVVILVVVLTGLVGVAFLAGSLRQVAVQLPSYVAQLNGLFQQLKADPSIGPRLPADLPSLVGGRDAARVAVSMVTALLGAVGNLSLTLFIFAFMLGGVARMERDVETRAASRTDFGLRFQAFTEKMRAYMGVRAVLGLVAAALDYVLLLVMGVEHALLWAVFSFLLSFVPNIGFTLSVIPPALMALLGLGWKQAVIVVVVYMIINNVVDNVIGPRYVGAEMKMSALLSFLSVIFWAWVLGPTGAVLAIPLTVFLRDVALGMGEKPVVVQVPGPGPLPVEEVSPPPPVPAV